The Aedes aegypti strain LVP_AGWG chromosome 3, AaegL5.0 Primary Assembly, whole genome shotgun sequence genome contains a region encoding:
- the LOC5577178 gene encoding sphingolipid delta(4)-desaturase DES1: MGQHVSRTDFEWSYTEEPHASRRKIILEKYPQIKKLFGYDPRFKWVAGSMVLAQFAMLFVMKDQSWKMIFLVAYFFGGVINHSLELACHEIAHNLAFGHARPMANRLFGFFCNLPIGLPMSVSFKKYHLEHHRYQGDEVIDTDLPTLLEAKLFCNTLGKFIWVCLQPLFYIFRPLIVNPKPPQKLEIVNAIIQLIFNTIVVYFFGWKVMVYLIVGSLLAMGLHPVAGHFISEHYMFAKGFETYSYYGPLNWITFNVGYHNEHHDFPAVPGRYLPEVKRIAPEFYDTIPQHTSWTKVLYDFITDPAIGPYARIKRKARGLDS, from the coding sequence ATGGGGCAGCACGTGTCCAGGACGGATTTCGAGTGGAGTTACACGGAGGAACCGCACGCCAGCCGAAGGAAAATCATTCTGGAAAAATACCCGCAAATTAAGAAACTGTTCGGATATGATCCGCGCTTCAAGTGGGTGGCCGGTTCCATGGTTCTGGCCCAGTTTGCGATGCTGTTCGTGATGAAGGATCAGTCGTGGAagatgatcttcctggtggcgTACTTTTTCGGGGGAGTTATCAATCATTCGCTAGAGCTGGCCTGTCACGAAATCGCACACAATCTGGCCTTTGGACATGCGAGGCCCATGGCCAACCGGCTGTTTGGCTTCTTCTGCAATCTCCCCATTGGGTTGCCCATGTCGGTGAGCTTCAAGAAGTATCATTTGGAACATCATCGGTACCAAGGGGACGAAGTTATCGATACGGATTTGCCAACGCTGCTGGAAGCAAAGCTATTCTGCAACACACTCGGGAAGTTCATTTGGGTTTGCCTACAGCCCCTGTTCTACATATTCCGGCCGCTGATCGTCAATCCGAAGCCCCCGCAAAAGTTGGAGATTGTCAACGCAATCATCCAGCTGATTTTCAACACCATTGTCGTGTATTTCTTCGGGTGGAAGGTGATGGTGTACCTGATTGTGGGATCGCTGCTGGCAATGGGTCTTCATCCTGTGGCCGGCCATTTCATTTCCGAGCACTACATGTTCGCCAAGGGATTCGAAACGTATTCCTACTACGGCCCGCTGAATTGGATCACCTTCAACGTGGGCTACCACAACGAGCATCACGATTTTCCGGCCGTTCCGGGACGGTACCTGCCGGAGGTGAAACGAATCGCTCCGGAGTTCTACGACACCATACCGCAGCACACCTCGTGGACCAAGGTGCTATACGACTTCATCACGGATCCGGCCATCGGACCGTACGCGCGGATCAAGAGGAAGGCCAGGGGACTGGACTCGTAA